One Nocardia huaxiensis genomic window, CCAGATGTAGTTCGTCGGGCCGCACGTACTCGCCGAAACGATTGTTGTCGTTGACCCACACCTCGCCGATGGCCACCGCGTGCGGGTACTCGTCCAGCACCTTGCGCAGCCGCCGATGAATCCGGTGCACACCGGGATTGTTGAAGCGCGGGTCACTGTCGTCGTGCACGAGCATGCGGGTGTCGACGACCTCCATATCGGGCAGCCCGGCCGGTTTGGCCATGCCGTGCGCGACATCGATGCGGAAGCCGTCCACGCCGCGATCCAGCCAGAACCGCATGGTCTGCTCGAAATCCTCGGCAACCTCCGGGTTCTCCCAGTTCAGATCGGGTTGCTCCGGCGCGAAGATATGCAGATACCACTGGCCCGGCCGACCGTCGGCCTCCCGGATCCGAGTCCACGCCGGCCCGCCGAAGACGCTGGGCCAATTGTTCGGCGGCGCACCGCCATCGGGCCCGCGGCCGTCCCGGAAGATATACCGCTCCCGCTCCGGGCTACCCGGCCCCGCCGCGAGCGCCGCCCGGAACCACGGATGCTGATCGCTGCTGTGATTGGGCACCAGATCCATTGTGACCCGCATGCGCCGGTCGTGCGCCTCGGCGATGAGCTCGTCCATGGCCTCGAGCGACCCGAACAGCGGATCGATGTCACGCGGATCGGAGACGTCGTATCCGCCATCGGCCATGGGCGAGCGCATGATCGGGCAGATCCACAGCGCGTCCACCCCCAGCAGCTCCAGGTACCCGAGCTTGTCGCGCAGCCCACCCAGATCGCCGATGCCGTCCCCGTCGGAGTCCGCGAACGAGCGCGGATAGACCTGGTAGAACACGGCGGATCGCCACCACGGCGCGCCCTTCTCGTCTGTCACAGCGGTAATGGTGCCAAAGCAGACCGGTTCGTGCGGGCGCGTCGGCGACACTTGTCCAGATTCAGCAAATGATCAGCTGACGTTCACTTGAACCGGAAACGCTGTGGGGGCCTGCGACTTCTGCGAAACGAATTCAGAAGGGCGAGTTCATGAGCGAATTCGCCGCCATCTCCAGGTAGTCGAGCAGCTGCTTGCGGTGCTGGTCGTCGAGCACCTCGGGCTCGATCTCCGCGACCGCGATGTGCATGGCGCGCAGCCAGGCATCGCGCTCGATCGGACCGACCTTGAACGGCTGATGCCGCATACGCAGCCGCGGATGCCCACGCTCGTCGGAGTACGTGCGCGGCCCACCCCAGTACTGCTCGAGGAACATGCGCAGCCGCCGCTCCGCCGGACCGAGATCCTCCTCCGGATACAGCGGCCGCAGCACCTCGTCGTCCTTCACCTCGCGGTAGAACGCCGCCACCAGCCGCTGGAACGTATCCGCCCCGCCGACGGCCTCGTAGAAGGAAGTCGCAGTCTGCTGCTCACCCGAAGTCACGTGTCCATTGTGCCCACACGAGCGAAAACATCGAGACACGAGCCCAAGGGTTCGCGGCCGTCCCGATTCTGGACTGACGGAGCGGGGGAGCGAAGCGGAGGAGCGGAGGAGCGGAGGAGGGAAGAATCGGGACTTCAGGGCCGCGAACCAGCCCGTAGTGAAACGGAGGGCAAATCGAGCACAGAATGTGCCCGACAATGTGTGAAATCACCTCGCAAAGTGGCGCGTTCCATGGTCAACTGGGTGGCAGTCTGCCGAGATACCACACCATCGGACCGAATTGAAACCGGGGTATGCGCATGAAGCAACGGCACGGCGGCCGTCACGGTCACCCGACAGCGCAACACGAGGCGCGCACGCATCGACAACTCCAGCCCGCCGACGTCCACAATCGTGGGTCGGGGGCTACTCCGCTGCATGTCTTGTCCGACCATTCGTATCCGGGTGCGCACCACGATCATGGTCATCACGATTCCGTCCATCACGCGCATCGCCCGCCCGAGCCGGCTCCCGGCTCCACCTGGTCCAAACGCCGCGTTCTGCTGCTGAACGCCACCTACGAGCCGCTCACCGCCCTGTCCGCGCGTCGCGCCATCGTGCTGCTGATCTGCGACAAGGCCGATACCGTGCACGACAATCCCGAAGGCCCGGTTGTCCATTCCGCCGGCACCTCGGTGGCGCTGCCCTCGGTCATCCGGTTGCGCACCTATGTGCGTGTCCCCTACCGCGCTCGCGTGCCCATGACCCGTGCCGCCCTCATGCACCGTGATCGTTTCCGCTGCGCCTACTGCGGCGGCAAGGCCGAAACCATCGACCATGTGATTCCGCGCAGTCGCGGGGGCGCGCATTCCTGGGAGAACTGCGTCGCCTCCTGCGCCCCGTGCAATCACCGCAAGGCCGACAAACTGCTGAGCGAACTCGGCTGGCAACTGCATCACCCGCTCGAATCCCCCAAGGGTCCGCACTGGCGGCTGCTCTCGGCCAGCTCCGAACTGGATCCCATGTGGTTGCAGTACCTCGGCGAGGGCGCGGCCTGACGGTCTAGGTGGATTCGAGCACCATGGTGGCCCAGGTGCCCGGCTCCAGCGCCTGGAACAGATGCGGCAGATCGCCGGGATAGGCGATGTAGTCACCCGGGCCGAGCTCTTCGGGAGCCTCACTCAGGCCGACGAGAGCCCGGCCCGCACCGAGCACCACATGCTCCATGACGCCGGGCATGTGCGGCTCGGACCGCCGGGGTTCGCCGGGTTCGGCGGTGATGCGGTAGAAGTCGCGTCGCACATTGGGCGGCGCGGCCGACAGCAGAATCGACCGGTAATCCGCGTGCTCGGAGAAGACCACCGTCCCCTCATCGGCCCGGATCACCTGCACGCGCGGCCGCGGCGGCAGCTCGAACAGCTGCGCGAACTGAATCCCCAGCGCCACACACAGCGCCCACAGCGTCTCCACACTGGGATTCCCCGCCCCCGACTCCAGTTGGGACAGAGTGGATTTCGCAATGCCCGCCCGCTTGGCCACCTCGGTCAGCGAGAGCCCGGCACGCGCCCGCTCCCGACGCAGCGCGGCGGCAATATGCTCCTGCGGATTCGCAGCAGCGGTCGGAGTGATGTCGTCGGCAGTCATGATCGCCCCAGACGCTACCGTCCCGAGGTCACGAATGCCGCTACGGCAGGCGGACACTCGCCGCGCGGTCACGCACACCGATGAGGGGTTGCTCACCACTCAACGCGCTGCGGCGACCGTGTTCGCCCCGCTCGCGCGGCCGCCGACACCGGTCCAACGTGCGAGGACCAGCGCCGCACAGCAGGGAAGAATGACCAGAGCGCACACCAGGGGCCTGGCGTCATGCGGCCCGGCAATGCCGACCATCGGCGCGATCATCCCGCCCAGGACGAACTGCGCCAAGCCCAGCAGGGCCGATGCGCTGCCCGCCGCCGCGGCCGGCACGGTGGACAACGCGAGCGACACGGTGTTCGGCATGATCACACCGATCGATGCGACGACCAGAAAGAACCCGGAAAGCAGAAGTGGCAGACCAACGTTGGCGAACACCGCGACGGCCGCGAGCACGCCGCCGACCACCGAGATCACCACACCGAAGGCCAGCACAGTGCGAGATGACCAGCGCTGGATGCTGTTCGCCACCCGACCGGCGACGATAATGCCCAACCCATTGACTGCGAAAACCACGCTGAATGCGGTAGGTGACAGCCCGTAGATCTCGCACAGGACGAACGGGGAACCCGCGATGTAGGCGAACATCGCCGCGAAGGACAACCCGCCGACCAGGGCGTAGCCGGCGAAGGTGGGTGCCGCGCTCACTCGCAGCAGTGTGCGGAGCATCGGAGTATCGCCGCGACCCGGATTCGTTTCCGGCAATCGCACGACGGCGACGACCAGCACGACGCTCAATCCCGCCATCACCAGGAACAGCCCACGCCACGAGGTCGCCTTCAGCAGCAGCCCGCCTGCCAGCGGCGCGAGAATCGGTGCGACTCCACTGATCTGCATCAGCGTGCTGAAAAGGCGCGCGGCGCGAGCCCCCTCATGGAGGTCGCGCACGATCGCGCGGGCGATCACGATCGCCGCTCCGCCGGCGAGCCCCTGAATCAGCCTGGCGACGATCAGCAATTCCACGCTCGGCGCAACCGTGCACAGCAGTGCGGCGAGCGCGTAGCTGCTCACCCCGATGAGCAGGGGCCGGCGTCGTCCGAAACGGTCGCTGCACGGACCCGCGATCGCCTGGCCGAGAGCCAAGCCGATCAGACACGCGGTCAGGGTCAGCTGAACCGAGGACGCCGCGGTGGCGAGCTCGCGGCTCAGGTCTGGTAACGCGGGCAGGTAGAGGTCGATCGACAGGGGACCGAGTGCGGTCAACGCCCCGAGGATCAGCGCGAGGCCGGGGACGGCCGGCCGGTGGACCTTGGTGGTCACGGTGAGCTCCTGGCGAGCCTGCCCGCGGGTGCGGGCAGGCTCTGGGTCCGAGGTCAGTAGGAGACGGTGAAGCGTTCGCCGATGAACGAGCCTTCTTCGAGCGCGTCGACGATGGCGCTCGCGTAATCGCCTACGCTGATCCGGCTTTCACCGTTCGCATCGGCGATCGGCGTGTCGCGTGCCTGCGCCCGGTAGGTTCCGGTGGCCTCGCCGGGAACCAGGTGCACCGGCGGCGGGCTGACGTAGGACCAGCGGACCGCCGAGCCGGAGCGCCGGAAGATGTCCAGCGCCTCGGACTGGTCGCGTGCGGTCTCAAAGTATTGGGCGGGGAAGTCGGGAGCGTCGACGAAGCGCTGACCGGGCGCGTACTCGAGGCTGCCACCGCCGCCGAGGAACACCAATCGTTGCACCCCGGCCAGCGGGAGCGCCTCGAGCAGTGCCTCGGCGCCGCGGGGGACCAGCCGGTCGGCGCCTTTGATCGCGGCGACCACTGCGTCGTGTCCGGCGACCGCGCGGGTGATCGAGGCGACATCGGTCACGTCCATGGTGTCGCGGTCGAGCAGGGTGATCTGGATTCCGCGGGCCGCGGCTTCGCGGGCGACGGCACTGCCGAGGTTTCCGCGGCCACCGATGATGGCGAGTTTCATGGGCTTGTCCTCGAACAGGTCACCGACGAATACGTCGATGAGGGGGGCGATCTCGGGCAGGTTCTCCTCGAGCGCGAAGTGCCCGGTCTCGAAGAGATGCACCTGAGCGGCGGGTAGGTCACGCAGGTAGGCATGCGCGCCTGCCTCAGGGAAGAAGGCGTCGTTGCGGCCCCACAAAATCAACGTCGGCGGCTGATGTTCGCGCAGCCAGCTCTGCCACTCGGCGTAGTGGGCGAGGTTGGTGTGGTAGTCCAGCGCGAGGGCGAGCTGGGCGTCCTTGCGGCCGGGTAGGTCGAGGAAGTGCTGGTCCAGGGTCCATCCGTCGGGCGCGATCAGCTCGGGTCGGGTGGTGCCGCCTTCGTACTGGCCACGGGTGACCGGCAGGGTGAACAGGTCACCGAGCGCGTCGGCGGGCGCGGCGATCGTTGCCCGGGCCATATCGGACAGGCCCTCGTCGTAGACGTTGGCGTTCTGCACGATCAGCCCGGCGATCGCCGCCGGGTTGCGGGTGGCCAGGCGCAATCCGATCGGGCCGCCGAAGTCGAAGGTGTAGAGCACGAATCGGTCCACCTCGAGTGCGGCGAGGAAACCTTCGACCACATCGGCGAGACGGTCGAAGGAGTACACGAAATCGGCCGGGGCTTCGGTGTGCCCGAACCCGGGATAGTCCGGGGCGACCAGGCGATACCGGGATCCGAGGGTGTCCATGAGGCGTCGGTACTGGTGTGAGGCGCTCGGGAAACC contains:
- a CDS encoding glycoside hydrolase family 13 protein; this translates as MTDEKGAPWWRSAVFYQVYPRSFADSDGDGIGDLGGLRDKLGYLELLGVDALWICPIMRSPMADGGYDVSDPRDIDPLFGSLEAMDELIAEAHDRRMRVTMDLVPNHSSDQHPWFRAALAAGPGSPERERYIFRDGRGPDGGAPPNNWPSVFGGPAWTRIREADGRPGQWYLHIFAPEQPDLNWENPEVAEDFEQTMRFWLDRGVDGFRIDVAHGMAKPAGLPDMEVVDTRMLVHDDSDPRFNNPGVHRIHRRLRKVLDEYPHAVAIGEVWVNDNNRFGEYVRPDELHLAFNFRLAETPFQPDEIRAAVENSIQAVALVAASPTWTLSNHDIAREVTRYGGGALGQARARAMMMLEMALPGAVFVYNGAELGLPNVDDLPDEALRDPAFARSGGVERGRDGCRVPLPWEGERPPFGFTTGAPWLPMPPEWANVTVEKQLERLDSMLSLYRMAIELRAVRPEFAGPGLEWYGSPPGCLAFRREGGLLCVLNATDAQISLPAGEVLLASAPISARKLPANSTAWLI
- a CDS encoding globin, whose product is MTSGEQQTATSFYEAVGGADTFQRLVAAFYREVKDDEVLRPLYPEEDLGPAERRLRMFLEQYWGGPRTYSDERGHPRLRMRHQPFKVGPIERDAWLRAMHIAVAEIEPEVLDDQHRKQLLDYLEMAANSLMNSPF
- a CDS encoding HNH endonuclease, producing the protein MKQRHGGRHGHPTAQHEARTHRQLQPADVHNRGSGATPLHVLSDHSYPGAHHDHGHHDSVHHAHRPPEPAPGSTWSKRRVLLLNATYEPLTALSARRAIVLLICDKADTVHDNPEGPVVHSAGTSVALPSVIRLRTYVRVPYRARVPMTRAALMHRDRFRCAYCGGKAETIDHVIPRSRGGAHSWENCVASCAPCNHRKADKLLSELGWQLHHPLESPKGPHWRLLSASSELDPMWLQYLGEGAA
- a CDS encoding helix-turn-helix domain-containing protein; protein product: MTADDITPTAAANPQEHIAAALRRERARAGLSLTEVAKRAGIAKSTLSQLESGAGNPSVETLWALCVALGIQFAQLFELPPRPRVQVIRADEGTVVFSEHADYRSILLSAAPPNVRRDFYRITAEPGEPRRSEPHMPGVMEHVVLGAGRALVGLSEAPEELGPGDYIAYPGDLPHLFQALEPGTWATMVLEST
- a CDS encoding multidrug effflux MFS transporter → MTTKVHRPAVPGLALILGALTALGPLSIDLYLPALPDLSRELATAASSVQLTLTACLIGLALGQAIAGPCSDRFGRRRPLLIGVSSYALAALLCTVAPSVELLIVARLIQGLAGGAAIVIARAIVRDLHEGARAARLFSTLMQISGVAPILAPLAGGLLLKATSWRGLFLVMAGLSVVLVVAVVRLPETNPGRGDTPMLRTLLRVSAAPTFAGYALVGGLSFAAMFAYIAGSPFVLCEIYGLSPTAFSVVFAVNGLGIIVAGRVANSIQRWSSRTVLAFGVVISVVGGVLAAVAVFANVGLPLLLSGFFLVVASIGVIMPNTVSLALSTVPAAAAGSASALLGLAQFVLGGMIAPMVGIAGPHDARPLVCALVILPCCAALVLARWTGVGGRASGANTVAAAR
- a CDS encoding alpha/beta fold hydrolase, whose translation is MNIARITHGFVDVDGVRVFYRDTGPQDGIPVLLLHGFPSASHQYRRLMDTLGSRYRLVAPDYPGFGHTEAPADFVYSFDRLADVVEGFLAALEVDRFVLYTFDFGGPIGLRLATRNPAAIAGLIVQNANVYDEGLSDMARATIAAPADALGDLFTLPVTRGQYEGGTTRPELIAPDGWTLDQHFLDLPGRKDAQLALALDYHTNLAHYAEWQSWLREHQPPTLILWGRNDAFFPEAGAHAYLRDLPAAQVHLFETGHFALEENLPEIAPLIDVFVGDLFEDKPMKLAIIGGRGNLGSAVAREAAARGIQITLLDRDTMDVTDVASITRAVAGHDAVVAAIKGADRLVPRGAEALLEALPLAGVQRLVFLGGGGSLEYAPGQRFVDAPDFPAQYFETARDQSEALDIFRRSGSAVRWSYVSPPPVHLVPGEATGTYRAQARDTPIADANGESRISVGDYASAIVDALEEGSFIGERFTVSY